ACGACGCCGGCTCAAAGAAGAGCTTTCCTCCTCCGCCGGCGATGGAGATCCTGTGATTTATATAACGCATCATCTCGGTCTGCGTCAGCGCCGTAAGATGAAACCTCGTTGTGATTCTCTGATCGAGCTGTCTAAGCTCGTGCGTCTTCAGTTTTTTGAGAAGTTCAGGCTGACCGACTAAAAGTATCTGCAGAAGTTTCGTCGAAGCAGTCTCGAGGTTGGTCAGCATTCTGATCATCTCAAGCGCCTCAATGGAAAGATTTTGCGCTTCGTCGATGACGACGAGGGCATTTCTCCCCTCTGCATGCATCTTCAGTAGAAAGTTGTTAAGCCCTTCGATCTGTTTCTGAGGCGAGTTGTAGCGGATATTGAGGCCGAAGTCCTTCGTGATCGACTTCAAAAGCTCTTCCACAGAAAGAAGCGGATTTATCAAAAGCGCCGTGGCCATGGATGGATCCAGGCGCGCCATCAAAACACGGGACATCAAGGTCTTTCCGGTACCGACCTCCCCGGTCAACATGGAAAAACCGTTGCGGTTGTTTATGCCGTAGATGATCGTATCAAGAGCCTGCTCGTACTGTTTGCCCATGAAAAGATATTGGATATCCGGGGTTATCGAAAAGGGCTTATCGGATAAACCAAAGAAATTCAAATACATAGACCCTCCCTTTGACAGCGGCAGTCTATACTTTTTTCATCCTTTTTGCAAAGAAAATTGTAATGAATTCAGGGGATTACCTACAGATCTGCACAGCTACTACGGGCAATAGGTCGGGGCGGTCAGGCTGGTTCCGTCGAACATGGTAAATGTATGCGTAAAACAGCCGTTATTTGGGGGATTGTTGAACTGATAGCGGTCCACCGTCGCGGTTGACCCCCCCCCGATATAGACATCGGTGACATCCGCATCGACGTCATTGTTCGTGGTCTGATTCCAGATAGTAACCCCGTTTACCACTATGCCTGTGAGTCGGCGCTGCCCCGGAAGACCGGTCCATTTGGTCCTTATTCTGTCGATAACGATTCCGGCCGGACAGGTATTTACCCAGCTCTGCCCTATGAGACCTTTGTCGCTGACCCTCATTCCAGAGGTATGTACCGAAAGGCAGGATGCCATATCCTGCGCATAGAAATTCACCGGAACGGTGAGTTCGCTGTTGTCCCTCATGATGTAGGTCACCGAAAAGTTTCTTCCCACTATGCTGTCATTAAAGGTTATGTAGTTCTGTGGGAAACTCTGACCTGGAGAGAATAGAAGTGGGTTGAAAAAATTTGCCAGAGTCCCGCTGGGAGCGATTCCGAACCATCTCCAAGCTCCATTTATAAAAATATTGCTCATCGTTATGATAGGTGCCGCCGGAAGCCAGGAAAGGCGCATCGCCTTTATCCCTATGGAGGTCGGTGGAGAACAGGCGTTAGTGAGCGTTCCTCCTATAATGCGGGTATTATTTGTGAAACCAGGATATGCCGCCGAGAGATCCGCCTCGAGGCATGCAGCCTCGTTATCGGCGTGAAACTGGTAGAATACATTTTTCGAAGAACCATCGCTCATCGTGTACAGGACGTTGAAATTTTGCGTCGGCAGCTCGGTGCTGAACCGTATTCTGGTCTGAGGAACAGAGGAACAGGAATTTATCGTGTAATCCGTTATGTCGATTGGCGTGCCGGGGGGTGCGCCAGGGGAATAATTC
Above is a window of Myxococcales bacterium DNA encoding:
- a CDS encoding AAA family ATPase, translated to MYLNFFGLSDKPFSITPDIQYLFMGKQYEQALDTIIYGINNRNGFSMLTGEVGTGKTLMSRVLMARLDPSMATALLINPLLSVEELLKSITKDFGLNIRYNSPQKQIEGLNNFLLKMHAEGRNALVVIDEAQNLSIEALEMIRMLTNLETASTKLLQILLVGQPELLKKLKTHELRQLDQRITTRFHLTALTQTEMMRYINHRISIAGGGGKLFFEPASYKLIHKETKGYPRLINIVCDKALMSAYVKGQYIVARDDVKTALIDWRGRERVSPWAMIKRLVMSA